A genomic region of Arachis hypogaea cultivar Tifrunner chromosome 5, arahy.Tifrunner.gnm2.J5K5, whole genome shotgun sequence contains the following coding sequences:
- the LOC112800899 gene encoding uncharacterized protein isoform X1 — MPYPQKLRQAEHDKQFARFADYLRTLEIKILFAEALEQIPSYAKFMKEILSHKKDWRETENVFLTEEFSAIILKSLPEKHKDPGSFMIPCTLEGTCTKKALCDLRASINLIPASTIRKLGLTEEVKPTRICLQLADGSIKYPSGIIEDMIVKVGPFAFPTDFVVLEMEEHKSATLILGRPFLAIGRTLIDVQKGELTLRVNEDEFKLNVVKAMQHPDTSNDCISTDNIDSLVEEVK; from the coding sequence atgccttatcctcagaaactccgccaagcggaacatgataaacaatttgctcgctttgcagactatctcaggactcttgaaataaagattctatttgcagaggcacttgagcaaataccctcttatgctaagttcatgaaagagatcttaagtcataagaaggattggagagaaactgaaaatgtttttctcactgaagaattcAGTGCaatcatattaaagagcttaccagagaagcatAAGgaccctggaagctttatgataccatgcacattagagggtacttgtaccaagaaagctctatgtgatcttcgggcaagtatcaacctaatacctgcatccactatcagaaagcttggcttgactgaagaagtcaaaccaacccgaatatgcctccaacttgctgatggctccattaaatatccatcaggcataattgaggacatgattgtcaaggtgggaccatttgcctttcccactgactttgtagtgctggaaatggaggagcacaagagtgcaactctcattctaggaagacctttcctagcaattggtcgaaccctcattgacgtccaaaaaggggaattaaccctgagagttaatgaggatgagttcaagttgaatgttgtcaaagctatgcagcatccagacacatcaaatgactgcataagCACTGATaatattgactctttggtggaggaggtcaaatga